A single Opisthocomus hoazin isolate bOpiHoa1 chromosome 1, bOpiHoa1.hap1, whole genome shotgun sequence DNA region contains:
- the GPR18 gene encoding N-arachidonyl glycine receptor: MMPGNHHPEEYRIASLVFYSFVFAVGLLVNATALWVFSCTTKKRTTITVYMINVALLDIIFIFSLPFRIIYHAKEMWPFGDTFCRIISAFTVFYPAIALWLLTFISVDRFMAICQPKHVKELKNTKKAVLACIGIWVMTLATTSPLLFLQSDPDKALNFTTCIKMLDIIHLKEVNTLNFSRLIFFFLIPLFIMMGCYLVIIYNFIRGKTSKLKPKAKERSIRIIVTLIAQVLVCFVPFHVCFAFLMLQDEDTTYSPWAAFTTFLMNLSTCLDVILYYIVSKQFQARVISVILYRNYLRSVRRKSFRTGSVRSLSNMNSEMI; this comes from the coding sequence ATGATGCCTGGAAATCATCACCCTGAAGAATACAGGATTGCATCACTGGTCTTCTACAGTTTTGTATTCGCAGTGGGATTGTTGGTGAATGCCACCGCACTATGGGTTTTCAGCTGCACTACCAAGAAGAGAACAACTATAACTGTATATATGATAAATGTGGCATTACTTgacataatttttatattttccttgccTTTTCGGATAATCTACCACGCGAAAGAAATGTGGCCTTTCGGAGATACATTCTGTCGGATTATCAGTGCTTTCACTGTATTTTATCCAGCCATTGCTCTGTGGTTACTCACTTTTATCAGCGTAGACAGATTTATGGCTATTTGCCAGCCCAAACATGTCAAAGaactaaaaaatacaaaaaaagctgTGCTGGCTTGCATTGGAATCTGGGTAATGACCCTCGCAACAACATCCCCACTGCTGTTTCTACAATCTGATCCAGATAAAGCCTTGAATTTCACCACCTGCATCAAAATGCTTGATATCATCCACCTAAAGGAAGTAAATACATTGAACTTTTCTCgcttgatatttttctttttgattccCTTGTTCATCATGATGGGGTGCTACCTAGTCATTATTTACAACTTTATCCGTGGCAAGACATCCAAACTGAAGCCTAAGGCCAAGGAGAGATCCATAAGAATCATAGTTACTCTGATTGCTCAGGTACTTGTCTGCTTTGTACCGTTCCACGTTTGCTTCGCCTTCCTGATGTTGCAGGATGAGGACACAACTTAcagtccctgggcagcctttacCACCTTTCTCATGAATCTCAGTACATGCTTGGATGTTATACTGTACTATATTGTTTCTAAACAATTTCAGGCAAGAGTCATTAGTGTAATCCTTTATCGCAACTACCTTCGAAGTGTGCGCAGGAAAAGTTTTCGAACTGGAAGTGTAAGATCACTCAGTAATATGAACAGTGAAATgatataa